In the genome of Thunnus albacares chromosome 8, fThuAlb1.1, whole genome shotgun sequence, the window CAAACAAAGATGTTGTCTTAAGTCTGTAGAATATTTTATGTAGGCCAGGACAATTATTTTGACCCACATTTCGCCTTTAACAAATACTGCATCTCCTGCAATTTGAAAATTGCAGTGGGCCATATTATGATTTTGATAAAAATTTCAGTCACTTGTCCAGCCCtactaaaaataacattttttacatgTACTTAACCATGTAAACCAAGTTAGAAACTAATTATTTTATCTATATTTTACACTGAGGGTTAAGTATGGGGTAATTTTGTGATGTAAATTCAACAGACTACAGctgaagaaaaaagaagctaTATACTTTTCAGCACGATTAACAGTGGTAAGAAGCAGAGCTGTAGACTTAAGTTGAGCttgatttaaaaagttttgGTAAGAGGTGAGGTCAATGTATTTCTATGTATCTTCAAAGTGTAGAGGTGTTGAGGTTTTAACTAAGCTTATTAGTTAAGTTAACTTTTGAGATTTCTATTGCCCACAAATTCTCCTTCACCTGAGTCTCAGCTATGTCTATTCAAGTCTTTATGCAAAACTTAAAAATAGAAGTTAGTTTACTAAGGCTGTACGTCAAACTAATATGACAAGATAGAACTGAATAAATCCTTCAGTTGGCCAGTTGGTGGTGCTATTGCATCATATGATCTTCACTGTGTGTACAAGTGTAAAATCTCATCACTACAGTACTTGTAATATACATCAACTAACACTAAAAAGTCAATGAGCAGACTATACTAATCCATTAATtcaaaaaatgttcatataTCAGTATTTTTCATAAGATATGCAGGCATTTACATGCTTAAATACTGTATTGCaggaaaacaggattttaaacCTCTGTTCTGTTGTCATCTCAATAATATTCATAtctcataaataaaaaacagaacacTTTAATATTAGAAACAGCTCTGTATAGCAAAATGATCAACTATGTATAAATACAAGATAATAAGACTTATAACTTATGAGATTGCATCGAGTCCTGAGCTCCATCTGCTCCAACAACTGCATGAATAACTCAGCCATTACGTAAAGTACAAACACCATTAAAATTTCAAACTGCTGAGTGCAGTGTGCTGATATAAAAAGCTTATAGTAACGGCTTATATAACTTATATTGGAGTTATGAAATGCATGGAAGTCCTAAGGAACCCCATGCACACTCACCGTTTCTGTAATTCAGCCATAAAAGTACAATATGACCATTTTTGAATTTCTCAGCCCTTTCTGTATGCTGACTAAAAAGCTCCTTATAACACCTTTCCTAACATGTGCATTATAAATTGTTCTTAAACATCTTACAATGCTACAGTTATGCAAAAATCAGTGTAATGAACATAGCAGCttacagcaaaaacacacatttttgttagaaaacaaaatgttttaatgtactttgtttcagatttttcattttacatgtattttattaagTTTATTAGGTAGAAAGGGGTaactttaatttccttttggttcattaaaatgttttctaacaccaacttttcatctaattttacatataaaaaatattgagtaGACATATGTAGTGTAATCTCTTTTACAACATCGGAAATCACTCCCATCCTTAATGTGatacaacaaaaatgtcagtttgacTTTCAAAATCCTAAAGCTAGACATGAAGAAATATCACTAACTCTTCAACAATACTGTTTTTGTGCCAACCTTATACCTTTGGATgttagaaatgtgaaaaataagaGGATAAAGGCTAATAACTACCCCAATTATTGAGGCAGAAAGGTGGTGAGAAAGGCACaggtacaagaaaataaatgcttttgtgAGCCTTCATCCCTAAATGTCACCCTGTGGTATAGGCAGCTCCCCGGTAGCATGTTTTATATAATGCAGATGCAGCTTTGCCACATCATCAAAACCCATATCACACTCAATACACTCCCATTCCCAATACTTGTGctctctgtgcatgtttgtttcTTGGGTCTTACTCCCATCAAGCTCCGGTCCCGTTTGTGATCGTACAGTTTCTGCTTTAGCTTCGTCAGGTGGATCCGATCCAGGCAAGACAGATGGTTTTGAGAACTTAAAGTGGTGCACAGGTTCTCCACAATCTGACTCTTCAGAGTTAGCTTGATCCCCAAACTCAGCATCCTCACGTTGAGTTTCACTTTTAGTCACAGCGTCTTCCATTACTGGCAATATTTCTGAGCATTTTTCCATTTCTGGCTCCTCTTTAACACTAGTGAGAAAAaatcttttcctttttatcaTTTGCTTCTTTCTATTTACCGAATTTTTGATTCCCAGAGGCATACCGCTGGACCCGCCATAAACTCTAAGATGCTTTTTTCGATGTGTAATGAGATTTCCGGGATGGGAGAAACTCATCCCGCATAATGAACACTGGAAAGGTTTTGATCCATCATGGATGCTGTAGTGATTTCTAAGCTGAGAAGACATGAGGAAACGTTTGTGGCAAATGTTGCATTCGAATTTCTTCAGATTGTGATTTTGCAGGTGTCTATCAAGTGACTCTTCATCTCTGAAGCCTTTGGCACAACTTAAACACCAAAACGGTTTCTGCTTATGATGATCAACATGAGCCATCCATGATTCTATGGAACGAAAGTCTCTGTTACACTGATCACATCTGGGAGTGTCCGATTCAGGTAGTTCACGTGGCCTGTGAATTCTCATGTGACCAAGTAGCCGAGCATGCCTGATGAACGACATCCCACACTCGGGACACTCATACTTCTGCAAACTTGGAACAGTTTTTGGTTCAGAATTTTGGTTTTCATGCAGCCGCTGATGCTTCCTGAATGAAACAAGGTACGTATAAACCTTACCACAGACCAAACAAGCATAAGCCTTTCGAAGTTTGTTCTTCATAGAGGTTTTAGCAATTGCAACACCTTGTATTAAGCCAGAGGGTTTTGTTTGCGATGAACTGTTCATGTCACACCAATCTGCATCCCCATCCTGGTCTAAATCTTTCCCAGAGACCATTTCTGCTGCTTGATTCATCTCGTCTCCTGTCTGagcttcttcttcctcttcatcctctctcaAGGCATGCTGATGTAGGTGAGAATTGAAGAACTCCAAGGATGTAAACTTCATTCCACAATCCTTACACACAATTCTGCgctgcttcactgtaaaaaaaaaaaaaaaaaagcagaaaaagaacagatattaatttatatatttgataAGCAGGAAGTTCATATACATTTCTTAAGATTTGTCAAGTTATTATGGGTATCTAAAATAACTAGCAGATATCATgtgattttattaaaaacagatgTCCCAGCTGACATGTTGCAGTCTGCTAACAGGTAGGAAAAACCTGGCAATTACTGGTTAAGTTACCAATGTTTAATTGCAGCAGGTAAAACAAACTTACAAGACTGAGTCGCAGCTCTTCTCTTCGTTCACAGATGGGGGGTCAATATCAGTCAAGAATAAGACATCTCAACACTCttcataaaatacttttaatgtGCATTGTTCCGAGATTCAAACTTTTTTCCTTTCAATCATGTCTGTGAATCACATACAGGAGGAATCTGTCATTCATCCTGTACTGTGTAAGAAAGCTGAAGTGTACAAATATGTGGACTGATGTTCTGTAGTGTTACATGAACAGAACTTCTCCATATGTAAAGATATTTTATGTACTTTGTCTAAGAATTACTCCATGGCTTTCTGATCAATAGTTGTATCTTATGACAAACTTCACTTGTTTGTAATCTTGTAGTCACTTAATAACCACACAGCCcacaatattaacaataaacaTCAAAGACTAACTTATTCAGAAGATGAGCACcaaccacaaaaataaataataacaaaccAGAATGATTCCATCAACCAAAATAAGtttgaaataaacacacaagccaataattcacacaaaaatgaatcaatttatttttaactttttaaacaactttttcCTCTTAGTTTCAGAAACAGCAAGTTTAACAAGTAGTCGAAGGGTATGTTTATCAtctagggaaaaaaaagattttcataaATTAATATAGTAGAGTAACATCTCTCTTACAGTACAAATAATTATATTTCCACTACATTAGTGGTACAAAGTAACTAGCAACTATCCTAAATGAACATAAGCgctatttttttcaattttagtAATGAATAGCTTTTGCACAACATAGAAATATAACACTGAAAAGGATATGACGTGGGAGCTTATAAATCAATTGTACATAACGTACAATTACTAGTTGATTGTGAAACTTATTTTATGGTATTAAGTGGCTGTAATATTCCACATCAGGCCATTTTTTTCACCAATTCACATGACAGAGTGCACATTGttgaattttaaatattttcatcttttctctgaaatatgcaaatgtGACTTCATTCAGCCAAACCTCAGATATGACAGCAGCAGAATtagtaaatatttgttttacagAATTATTTCATTGTCTTCATAAACTTTGCAGTATGTTGTTTGTCAACAGCACTTTTCCAGGAATTTCTAAATGCATGAGGACAGACAtgcataaatgtttttaaatgttttcaaatcaACTGCTAGCACAAAACGTTGCATATCAACGTACTTGTAAAGATATAAAAGGGGCTTTATAAAGCGGttattctttaacatttgtACATATTACTAATCCAGTGTAAAGGAAAGCCCAAGAataggaaagaaaacaaaaggactGCTTTTTTAAATATAGAGAATCTCAAATAATATAGAAACAAATAAGGAAATCAAGTTTCTACTTAGCCTGAACAACAAGATCTAACTAAGAATTTTTGTAGCTTAACACAtctaagtaaaaaaaaaaaaaaaaaaaaaaatccactatcTACAGTGTCTTCATTTCAGTTCTCAGTTTTGTCTAAAACACTCCTTGGGCATGTTCAATATAGTGCTGGTGCAAATCAGTTTCTTGACAAAAAGTAGTTCCACATTCAAGGCAAGTAAGGCCATTTGTATCTCGTGAGGAGACAGCAGCAGGGGCATCACTCTGCCTTTTGTAATCACCAATACATTCCTGGTGATGATTGATAAGGTCCTGTATTTCACTGAAGGTCCTGGGGCAAATGGAGCAATGATACGAATCATTGTTACAGTGCTGagtttcatgtttgtgtaaTGCAGCTGGTGAGAGAAAGGCTTTGCCACAATGTTGGCACTTATGGCTACTTTGTGACTGGCTGTCTGGGCTAAGTGTAGGTCGGTTCAGAGTGGAAGATGGAAAGGACTTCCCTTTGTCGTCAGCAAAGGGGATGTTGGGTTTTAGAGGCTTTGTGGTCATAGCAGCACTGAGCCTGAAGCGAACCTCATTTGGGAGACGACAGCGAACTTCATCATGCCAGGCGAGGTGTTGCTGCAGCTGGTTCTCAGTCCAAAACCCCTGGCAGCACAAGGCGCAGCAGTAAGGCCGGCTCTTTGCCTTGGTCTTATGTGTTCCTAATTGTTCCTCTGTTTGAAAAGCTTTCCCGCATTTATCACACTTGAAGAGGCATTTGGCTGTATGTTCTGACAGCCGGCTAAGTGGTGGGAAAACCTCCGCTGTGACTTCAGAAGTTTGGATCTCCTGCTTTACTTCCAGACATACTTTCTTATGGTCGATGAGAGCGAATGTAGAACTGCACTGCTTCCCACAGTCAAGACATGAGATAGATTTCACAGGGAGGGGGTCTGATCTGATTTTCTTCCGTCTTCTGCCAACAGGGCTATTTTTCTTTGCATCAATAACATCACTCATCACTGTAGCGTTGTCTACAGTCGATGCATCTTCTGAGTTTTTGACTTCACTGCTTGAGGCTAGAGACTCCTTTTGAGCACCCAAAGGAACcttatttttgccttttgtgCACTTTGAGTGGGCCTGCCATTTGTGAGCGCGCAGACCTCTGGCTTTAGCAAAGGTCCAAGAGCAGATGGGACACTGGTGAGTTTTTGGCTTCAATGTTGATGAGACCGACTCAGTCCCATTGAGGTTGACATCAGTCTGTTCTGGGACCTGGTCCACTGATGTGAGCTGGGATCCGTCTCCCTGAAAATCTGTAGCTTCCAAGCTTTTACTGTGCTCATTTTCATAGTGGGCAGCTAAAAGTGAACCttgttcaaatgttttgttacaTTCTGGACATGAAAGCTGTGGATAATCCAGCGTGCTGTTACTGTCCATACTTTTGTTTGAATCAGACTCTGGCTCAGTTGTGGTTTGACACTGAGCATTTAACATCTGCTGGCGCTGAAGAGCACAATGGTTCAAAAACTGCTCTTTTAGTAAAGACtgtgaaaatgtcttttctgAGTGCCATCTTTTGTGGGAACCAAGGGCTGAGCTAGTCATGAATCGCCTCCCACATTCTGAACAGTGAAACAATCCTTTACTTGGTGCTTCCTGTTTAGGTTGCTTAAGCATTGGGGAAATGGCTGTTTTGGCTTTTGCTACAGATTTGTGAGCCTCAGTGTGAATTCTTTTATGAAAATTTAAGGCTCCGATCACTGAAAAGCTTCTATCACactttttgcatttgtatttcAAATCTGTTGCATTTGGGTTTTCTAAATTGCACACAGCACTCTGACTTTCTATCTTTAGCTCCTCTGTGTCAATTTCCTTCTTTACTTCAGTATTAACTGTGAATTGCTCAGAGCTTTCTTGTGCACCAACATCCATTCTATCCTTGGGCAATTTTAAAGTGTCATTATTTTCTGAGGTTTCTGTCTTATAATCCATTACTTGACTGTCTCTTTTAATGCAAAGCTTTTGATGGGCCCTCAAGGaggccttgttgttgaaatgtgcgAGGCACGTTGCGCACTGGAGATCCTCCAGCGTGACTGTGGATCTTGGGGATGATGGCGAGTGCCCAGTCTCATAACCATGGCTTTTCATATGAAACTGAAGTGCTTTGGCCCGTGAAAACAGCTTCCCACAGTCAGGGCAGCTGTACGtgttcttcttcagctgctctaCCTGATGCTGAAAAGACTTAATTGGTGGTGGGAGTAACTGGTCATTATGCACAACCTGGTGCCTGAGGAGGCTTGAAAAGAGACGGAATGACCTGTTGCAGAGTTCACATTTGTGATTTCCATTCTCATGTTTCCGCATGTGCAATGTCATAATGCCCTTGTGACGGAATTTTCTACCACACACTGGACATGCAACCTTAAGACTGGAGCGTGGCCCTCCATTAACAGAGTGCAAAGATCCTGCAACACCTTTTCTTAGCCTCAAATCTGCACACTCAGTCTGACTTTGCTTGTGATGAGAGTACGCTCCTAAAGACCAAAAACCCTTCCCACACTGTTCACAATGATAAATCTTTGGGCCTAGAAGGGTTTTCTTGGGATTGTACTCTTTCTTACTGACTGAGatgttctctttcttttgtgCAGAGCAGTTGTTCATATGGTTAAACAAGCTAGCTGCATAAGAATAAGACATCATGCAATCTGGACACtggaattgttttcttttgggATGATGCAATTGATGAGAGACTAAAGCAGACAAACGTGAGAAGCATTTACCACACTTGTCACATGTCAAATTTTTCTTCTCTAATTCCTCTGCCTGATACAATACATCGTTGCTTGTGTTTGGATCCTTGTGTTCTTGTATGTGACTGCAGTGTGCTGCATAGCTACTGGCTTCATGGCCACATGTGTCACAAGTGTAAACCGCCACTGACTGACCTTGAGTCTGTTGTCTTCTCTTATGAATGCCGTGCCACATTCTGTGAACACGCAGTGATGAAGCACTAGTAAACCAACGGTAACAATCTGGACAATCAAATCTTTCCGCTGTCGCTTTATCCTCGGCTTCCCTGGTTTCAAGTGTGCACTGCTCCTCAGCTGGCTCAAAGTCAATTTGCACAATTTTCAAATCCATCTCTGGTTTTGAAACAAGACTAATGGGTGAAATTTCCATTTCACCCTCATCTCTTCCTTCCTGATCTGATTCACACAGCAGCTCGAGATCAGGATTTAGGTCTTGGACTTGCTCATCTTCAGACTCACTTGCACTGATCACCTGTACGTTAAAGTCCCCAGGTTCATAACTCTCCATTTCTTCATCTGTCTCATTTACTTGGGAGTCTTCTTCAGCCACATTTGTAAGAGGCACATTCTCTGATTCTACTAGTTCCTCCAACTTTTCAGTCTCTTCCCCTTCACCCTCCAAGATTTTCTGTTGAGGTAGCAGAGAGATACGCGTCTGGGCtgcctcctctgtttctttgaAGACATCTGtgtgatgaagctgatgagagTGAAGTGCAGAAGCCCTTGAAAACTTTAGCCC includes:
- the si:ch211-261d7.6 gene encoding zinc finger protein 780B isoform X2 translates to MDEATGAAIKEDGAENEPFNGDRASENSNGSPAEDIVDRVGVFCCRDCGEAFREEAAYLEHRQQHPQENCGVYIDDQLDGLHDSEKDSDATNVCTLCSLSFVEPSEFRSHMEKNHGQTSQKESGIQMNSGTTKQHTYECADCGKSYGVIGHFLNHQRSHRQASKSVFHDLEHLKKKSFQCESCGRNYSRASALDAHRRCHEGKLVKSRNRSSGDSFHIEESIVETKPSENQCDDTEKLFKCSCGKAFTALLRLKTHQRFSRNSQCTPEEMKEKPKKSYNEFYCSECKKAFNGHIALFNHQRWHANHSDDSAKRFPCEECGKVFMTLTFYYRHQRTAHSDETPAKSFHHQVCQLQKKAFECKDCGLKFSRASALHSHQLHHTDVFKETEEAAQTRISLLPQQKILEGEGEETEKLEELVESENVPLTNVAEEDSQVNETDEEMESYEPGDFNVQVISASESEDEQVQDLNPDLELLCESDQEGRDEGEMEISPISLVSKPEMDLKIVQIDFEPAEEQCTLETREAEDKATAERFDCPDCYRWFTSASSLRVHRMWHGIHKRRQQTQVKQRRIVCKDCGMKFTSLEFFNSHLHQHALREDEEEEEAQTGDEMNQAAEMVSGKDLDQDGDADWCDMNSSSQTKPSGLIQGVAIAKTSMKNKLRKAYACLVCGKVYTYLVSFRKHQRLHENQNSEPKTVPSLQKYECPECGMSFIRHARLLGHMRIHRPRELPESDTPRCDQCNRDFRSIESWMAHVDHHKQKPFWCLSCAKGFRDEESLDRHLQNHNLKKFECNICHKRFLMSSQLRNHYSIHDGSKPFQCSLCGMSFSHPGNLITHRKKHLRVYGGSSGMPLGIKNSVNRKKQMIKRKRFFLTSVKEEPEMEKCSEILPVMEDAVTKSETQREDAEFGDQANSEESDCGEPVHHFKFSKPSVLPGSDPPDEAKAETVRSQTGPELDGSKTQETNMHREHKYWEWECIECDMGFDDVAKLHLHYIKHATGELPIPQGDI
- the si:ch211-261d7.6 gene encoding zinc finger protein 91 isoform X1; this translates as MDEATGAAIKEDGAENEPFNGDRASENSNGSPAEDIVDRVGVFCCRDCGEAFREEAAYLEHRQQHPQENCGVYIDDQLDGLHDSEKDSDATNVCTLCSLSFVEPSEFRSHMEKNHGQTSQKESGIQMNSGTTKQHTYECADCGKSYGVIGHFLNHQRSHRQASKSVFHDLEHLKKKSFQCESCGRNYSRASALDAHRRCHEGKLVKSRNRSSGDSFHIEESIVETKPSENQCDDTEKLFKCSCGKAFTALLRLKTHQRFSRNSQCTPEEMKEKPKKSYNEFYCSECKKAFNGHIALFNHQRWHANHSDDSAKRFPCEECGKVFMTLTFYYRHQRTAHSDETPAKSFHHQVCQLQKKAFECKDCGLKFSRASALHSHQLHHTDVFKETEEAAQTRISLLPQQKILEGEGEETEKLEELVESENVPLTNVAEEDSQVNETDEEMESYEPGDFNVQVISASESEDEQVQDLNPDLELLCESDQEGRDEGEMEISPISLVSKPEMDLKIVQIDFEPAEEQCTLETREAEDKATAERFDCPDCYRWFTSASSLRVHRMWHGIHKRRQQTQGQSVAVYTCDTCGHEASSYAAHCSHIQEHKDPNTSNDVLYQAEELEKKNLTCDKCGKCFSRLSALVSHQLHHPKRKQFQCPDCMMSYSYAASLFNHMNNCSAQKKENISVSKKEYNPKKTLLGPKIYHCEQCGKGFWSLGAYSHHKQSQTECADLRLRKGVAGSLHSVNGGPRSSLKVACPVCGRKFRHKGIMTLHMRKHENGNHKCELCNRSFRLFSSLLRHQVVHNDQLLPPPIKSFQHQVEQLKKNTYSCPDCGKLFSRAKALQFHMKSHGYETGHSPSSPRSTVTLEDLQCATCLAHFNNKASLRAHQKLCIKRDSQVMDYKTETSENNDTLKLPKDRMDVGAQESSEQFTVNTEVKKEIDTEELKIESQSAVCNLENPNATDLKYKCKKCDRSFSVIGALNFHKRIHTEAHKSVAKAKTAISPMLKQPKQEAPSKGLFHCSECGRRFMTSSALGSHKRWHSEKTFSQSLLKEQFLNHCALQRQQMLNAQCQTTTEPESDSNKSMDSNSTLDYPQLSCPECNKTFEQGSLLAAHYENEHSKSLEATDFQGDGSQLTSVDQVPEQTDVNLNGTESVSSTLKPKTHQCPICSWTFAKARGLRAHKWQAHSKCTKGKNKVPLGAQKESLASSSEVKNSEDASTVDNATVMSDVIDAKKNSPVGRRRKKIRSDPLPVKSISCLDCGKQCSSTFALIDHKKVCLEVKQEIQTSEVTAEVFPPLSRLSEHTAKCLFKCDKCGKAFQTEEQLGTHKTKAKSRPYCCALCCQGFWTENQLQQHLAWHDEVRCRLPNEVRFRLSAAMTTKPLKPNIPFADDKGKSFPSSTLNRPTLSPDSQSQSSHKCQHCGKAFLSPAALHKHETQHCNNDSYHCSICPRTFSEIQDLINHHQECIGDYKRQSDAPAAVSSRDTNGLTCLECGTTFCQETDLHQHYIEHAQGVF